The following is a genomic window from Carassius gibelio isolate Cgi1373 ecotype wild population from Czech Republic chromosome B7, carGib1.2-hapl.c, whole genome shotgun sequence.
TGCTGGCAGGCATGCAGTCACACAGTGCCCTCCTCTCGGCCCTCAGCACCAAACTCTCCGTCTGAAAACACGTGAGATAAAACAGCAAAAGTGAAGCCCTCTGGTGTCTGTCTCTAAAATTTCTGAAAGATGCTTCATTGACAAGATCGACTAGACATTAACCTTTTCCACAGCTTGATTCCTTACTTGCTAAAATTACTGGAGAGGACATGAAAGCAGGGCTCTTCAGTAGGGTGTCTGTGACCCCCCTAGGAGGACCACAATATGATACTAATAAGGTCTGAAAATTATGTTTGGCTAAAAGTTAAAAGGGTAAATATCAACTAAATGTTATATTATGTGCCCcacattagaataaataaatagttaggCCTAACAAGTCATTTGTTGTAGTTTACCGAGGGGTCCTTGTCCTGAAAAAGACTGCATTGAATGGCTTTATGTCTCAGTTGTCTCCCAGTTCATGATCTTACCCGTGAGTCTAAGTTGAAAGCTGTTTTCTTCAGGTCTTGCAAGGCTCTCTGCATGAACTCAAAGGCATGACAATCAACACATGGCCGGCCTattgaacaaaaatgtaaaaaatattaatcaaaacaaaatagtatataaatattgcATATCACTTTGCTGAGCATGCTCCCAGGAAACATCAAAGCCTACACAATGGCTACGTGTTCTAATGACATATGCAATGATACATGCTTGTTTGACCACACGTCTATAAAGCATGCAGACTCAAAGGCTTACTCTCAGAGGGAATGACCGTCCCTGATTCCTCGGCATGAACTGGATTGAAACAGAGGAGCTGCAGcagcatcatcagcagcagcatcaCTGTCGCCGGAGCTCCGCTTGGCCTTATCCTGTCGCGCAGCATCACTGTACACACAATACCTGCGACATCAACACCCATACAGACACAGGAGGAGCAACCCTGTCATATTTGATCATTTAACTGACGCTTTTTATAACAAGGCCTTATAAAACCCAGACCAACAAAATCGCGAATAAGATACTGTCGACAATCgtatttgtgctttattttagCTTTGTCCTTGTACAGCTAAAATATGGTAATTTCCAAATATGTCCACTAAAAATACTGATACACTCATCTACTACGTGTTATAAAAGCGAAACGCAGCTTATTTGCATTACCTGTAGTCTCTGATAAAGACAGTAGCACCGTTAATCAAACCACCGCCCTCCTATTCAGGACGCAGTTTCGCTGCGCAGAGTCGATTGAGTTTTCGAGGTCTAATGTCCTTCTCGGAGCACCGTAGGATGGAGtcctacaacaacaaaaaacaagtaCGCCCAGGCAACGTTTCTCTCTCCGATTGGCTTCCGCGGGTCACATGGCTTCCAACGTTACTCGTTTTGAATGTAGTAATGTAAGTTTTGATTTTTATGACTACATAAGAACACTGCTGCTCTTGGACACATTTTATTAGATGTTTCAATAacattttagatagatagatagatagatagatagatagatagatagatagatagatagatagatagatagatagatagatagatagatagatagatggattttGTTAGCTTGAATAAtagcttgaataaaaaaaattgtacatatagaatatattaattaaatatagaaattTCTTCATTTACAAGTGTAAATGtgtagtgatttttttattttattttactcatttaaaaatagaaataggtCACTACCTGtattcattaaaagaaataataaagttaaaaaaaaaatctattatttgaATAACTTGTAACTATTATTACTTGTCATGGACATGTGATTTTCTCATTGCTTttcatggtttattttttattatctgttttttattatacttattttgatgtaatttatgtTATTGCCCTTATATGTTCGTTGTTATAAAGATTCCACTTAAAAGAGCATTCTGTCTTAGATCAATGCATTCTATTCGACTAATAGTATATTTTTGGCGagatttcacattcataaatgcatggttactaataataaaaaaagaaaactaatgaAGATCAGAATAGGATCCATCAATTAAGTTAAAGAAACAGCAATTAAATTAGTCATAAGCAAAGCGACCTAATATGGAGGAAATGTGATTTTCAGAAATTCACGCAACAAATtagcataacatttttattattattaatcatccactgtgtatatatatttttttctgatgtaTCAATAATATACTGCCCATATGTTTTTGTCAAAGGTAACGTTACTCTCTGGCTGTGGTCACACGGGTCCTAGTacgcagtagtgtgtgtgtgtgtgtgtgtgtgtgtgtgtgtgtgtgttttcttaggTAGCCTGTTAAAATGCCCGAACTCATTATTCGTCTTTTTCCAAGATGGCGTCGATGAGGGAGAGCGACACCGGCCTGTGGCTGCACAACAAACTGGGCTCGACAGACGAGCTGTGGACGCCTTCGAGCATCGCTTCTCTGCTCACCGTGTCGGTAATCGACAACATACGGCTGTGTTTCTCCAGTCTGTCGCCTCCGGTGAAGCTGAAGCTCTTGCTGGGGATGCTGCACCTCCCGCGCAGGACCGTGGATGAGGTGCGACCCGCTGCcgctgctgcacacacacacactctctctccttgCTTCCGAGCCTAGTATGCATTATTGGGGTGGCAGGTTGTTCATTATCAGTAGTTGTGTTCTATGTTGCTGTGTAGTAACATGGCTCCCAGCGCGAGACTCGTGAAGCAGCTGTGTGGATCCTGTCAGTCTCCAGCAGAGCTCAGCTCACACTGCTGTCTCACTCTCTCGGTCTTCACTCACTAGCCTCCTTTTTGGAAACATGCTGACAACTTTTGGAGCGTTATTGCGGTTTTAATTGAATTGAGTTTATTTCTGTTTGGACGCCCCAAACTGTTATATAATTATATCACGGTAACTAGTTTCCGCCAAATTGAAACGGTTAGTCCAGTCATTGTTAGTTCTGTAAacatctggtaaaaaaaaaaaaaaatactagtagTAATTTTTTGATTTGGCATGATTGTTTTACATACAGTATTGCCAAATAATTATAAGCGATGACAAAAAAAGCAATATACGAGATTACAATAAAATAGCACTGAAATAAGATGATAGGTAATTATTGACGTTAGATGTCCAAAATCATGattaagaatataaaataaacGTATGAAAACAAACTGTATGTGTAAAATACGTATGTGGGTAGtctttgatttatatttattgatttatttgttcaCTTTCTAAAGAAACAAAAATGGCTTTACtgaaacaaaacattaatttatgggcaattttttttttgttattataatttgtttGCTTGTATAAagagatccccccccccccccattcaatAGAAAAAGTGGGAAGTCATGTTTACAGTGTTTCCAAAGCTAAACTTGAAAATACTGTCTGTGATGTTTATGTTTTAGTGAGTTTCATTTGCTAACACATTTATTGCCTTTCATCTGCAAATGCATGAAGTGATAAAGCAAGCTTCTATTTTAGAGCTGTGTAACTTACGGAAAACATTTGCAAACTTAATATTGGATAtggttaaaaactatttaaagttTCCTTCAAGTGTGTTACATTGTTGTAGTCCATTGTTTCTCTAATTTAGTCTGTAATCCTTCTGTGTGATTTGCCTCGAGGCACtaaaaaaggaaggaaatatgCAATGGCAATAATGTAAACAATGCTGGAAAGATACATTTGCAATATGAAACTAATTCCAGTGCAGTGGTAGCAGATGTATTTACAGTCTGACTGGGTTAAATCAGTGTCTAATTCTCCGTCTCTATTGTTTCCTCGTATTTCAGATGAAGGAGGCTCTGTCAGAGATCATTCAGCTGGCCACTGTGGACTCTGAGCCGTGGGTGTTAATGGTGGCTGACATCCTGAAATCATTTCCAGAGACCGGCTCACTAAACCTGGAACTGGAGGAGCAGAACCCTAATGTGCAGGACATACTGGGAGAACTGCGTGAGAAAGGTCTGTCTGAAGTCACTGGATACATATTAGGCAATAGAAATGcacattttgtttagtttaacagcttattgtatatatgtgtgtcaGCAGACAGACATCTTTGGTGGGTGCACTGTGTCTCTCAATGAGTGTCATGCTTTACAGACTGTGTGTCTAGTTAAAAATTAAGTGTTCTGAGCACTATATTACTGCCTTGGACTAAAAATCACCTTGTACACTATTTATTAACCGACTGTGAAGGGCTGGCCAAAATGCCTTTGTTACCAATAGCAATATTGAAACTGcaatctttatatattttaatcagtgTTTTTATGATTGATCATTGACCTTCATTATTACTACCCTATATTAAAGTAAGTGACCAAATCAGAATGGATTGTTCAGTTATTGTGGATGTGTCTGGGATTGTTTGTTTGGATTCTTGTTGGCTTTTGAGAGCTAGCTTTGCTTTTGATGACTATTCTCTGTATACAGTTATTTGCAAGTGCACATGCACTTTTGTAAGAAAGGACCTGCTGAGACTCACTGTTGACGCACCTTTTTCCAGTAAATGAATGTGAAGCGTCATCCATGTTGCCTCTGGAGTGTCAGTATCTGAACAAGAGTGCTTTGATGACACTAGTGGGGCCGCTCACTCCACCCATCAAGCACTTCCAGCTCAAGAGGAAACCCAAGAGTGCTACGCTCAGAGCTGAACTGCTGCAGAAATGTAAGTGTGTTCATGAACTCTTTGTGCCAGAACAACTGTTTGTCTTTTTCAATAaggattcattcatttaaaatgagtTTACCGTACTGTTTGTGAGATAATTGTCATGTTTATTGTTGctgtttattattcattatatttgttttaaagcCACAGAGACTGCCCAGCAGTTAAAGAAGACTGCAGGAGTGCCGTTTCACTCCAAAGGAAGAGGTCTAGTGAAGAAGATTGACACCACAAGTAAGATTTATATGTGACCATGTACCACAAAAAGTCTTAATTGTCAggttttcgaaattgagatttatacattatctgaaaatgacttattaggatcggacaatatttggccgagaaacaactattttaaaatctgaaatctgagagggcaaaaaaaaatcaaaatactgagaaaaatcacctttaaagttgtccaaatgaattcttagcagtgcatattactaatcaaaaattaagttttgatatatttatggtagaaaatttacaaaaaatcttcatggaacatgatctttactcaatatcctaatgatttttggcaaaaaagaaaaatcaatcattttgacccatacaatgtttctttgtctattgctaaaaatataccccagtcaCTTAAGACtgggtttgtggtccagggtcacatttgtatACACAGTGgacccaaaaagtatttggatggGGGAAAAGTATGAATCTCATTGCATTAGGTATGTCCATAGTTAATATTATGATTTTGAGGACTTCATGATTTAATGCATCCACTAAAATTGCTTGAAGCTAGTTGGTTAAAAGTTGCATTTTGTAAAATTGAgtaaagttgtaattttttttttattacttttcaaaaGTAATAGGTCAaagaaattaacttttattcagaaGAAAAaccttaaattaatcaaaagaaacagtaaagacatttctaatgtaaaccaataaataaattctgttgtACTGAactgaaatttctattcatcaaagagtcctgaaaaaattatcaaagtttcacaaaaaaatagtaagcaggacaattgtttttaacattgatgataattCAAAGTATGACTttagcactaaatcagcatattagaatgatttctggatcaGAGGACTCTGAAGACTGGACTGGAGTAATGTTTGCTGAATATTCACTTTTGCCATTACAGAAACCgcttgtattttaaaatatatgaaaataaaacctattttaacaactgttttaaattataattttaatgcattataaatgcagctttggtgagcataaagaACTTATCatccccagacttttgaacagtagtttgcTTATGTTCTCTTAACATCACACAAGATTTCTAATAATGATTGTCTGTCTTCTTTCAGCGCCTCTGAAGGGCATTCCCAAAGCACCATTCCGCAGCCCCACCACCCCAAGCATGTTCAGCCCTCCCAGTAACAGAACCCCTATCGCCCCGGCCCGCACACCCCTGCGCAAGGAACGGGGAGTCAAGGTAACTGTCCGGCAATCACCAGTTATAAAATCAGTGAATAACATGGGTATATATAATAGGTTTTGATCTTTACTGAATGGTTATTAAGAGCAAATAGTTGTCACAGGTAACACCTGGATTTATGAGTCATGAATGGAATTTTCCCTTCTTAGCATGGATATCATCATATGCTTTATAATGTCAGGTTATGTGATTGTGTGTTTTCCTGCAGTTGTTGGATATATCTGAATTGGATATGGTAGGAGCTGGCAGAGAAGCTAAGAGGAGAAGAAAGACTTTGGGTAAGGTTAAGAAGATTGTTCAGTTACATAGTCCCTGTACCTCTGTTCTGTACATTGTAgttataatgttgttgttttttgctctTGTTCAGACACAGAAGCTGGAGAGAAGGCGGCCAAAGAAGAGGCGGCGGTGGTGGAGAACGCAACACCAGACTACGCAGCAGGCCTGGTGTCCACACAGGTAGTTTTGGAAATCTTTTTAGCCATATGATGAATGCTTTAAATGTAAGTCAGAACACAACTCAAATGGGTTTCTCCGCTCCTTTCTACAGAAACTTGGGGCGCTAACCAACGAGAGCACCCTGCCATCAACCAGTTACCTTCCCGCCACCCCCAGCATGGTTCCTTCCTCGTCTTATATTCCCAGCTCAGAGACACAGCCAGGTGAGCCATCGACAGATGCAGGATGGGATGAATGCAAAGAAATGATCTACAGCAGAAAATTTGTTAAGACACAACAGATAGTCAGATATTAACAGGAAGCCAAGCTAAATGTGAGCTCAAAGTCTTCTCAACCCTAATTTTTTGCCTTCATATTTAGCAAATGCGGGTGGTTCAGGGCGTGAAACTACAAACCGGCAGTCAGAGGAGTCGACCGCCCCAAATGCTGCTTCTGCTTCATTACCCGGCCAGTTTAAACAGCGGCCGCCCATGTATAATGCCAGCACTGCCAGTCCCACGGCCCCCACCTCACCCACCACACCAACCAGCACGCCCACCAACAATGCCCCGCCCCCCGCCGCCACAGCAGCACAGACAGACATGCCCACGCAGCCGCCCACCACTGCAGCGCAGCCTGCTCCCATGCCAGCACCCCCACAGACCCAACCGAAAAAGAACCTGTCGCTCACGGTAAAAACCTTTCTGATTGACGGATGTGATAATGATATTTTACTGGACCGTACTGTTTTCTTAAAATGTTACTAGACCACGCTTTTATTCAGAAAGTTCATTAAAAGGTGTTTTGAGAAAATTGCAGAGGTTTGCCCTCCATATAGCCTTTGACACTGAGAatgacattcaaaagtttgggtttatgcaaaataaaaaaaggaagtctcacatgctcatcaagactgctTTTAATTGGTTAAATAAAGTAATACTGGGAAATATTGTATGAATTTATCAATCTTAAAATGAGTTGTGCTACTTTTTATGTGctttaatattttacagtgttttttcatatttttatgttgATATTTTTCCCAGATTCTTTTCATAAATAGaaagttccaaagaacagcatttatttgaaatagttatTTTGTTAGGAATGTCTTTACCGTCActtgtgatcaatttaatgcatccttgctgaatagaagtgtTAATTTTAGTCATATTAACCTCATACTTTGGAATCATAGTTTATAGTCTGGGAGGTTTAATTCTTATCTTGCATGTTTGGATCCCCACAGAGAGAACAGATGTATGCTGCGCAGGAAATGTTCAAGACTGCAAACAAAGTTACACGGCCAGAAAAAGCCCTCATCCTGGGCTTCATGGCAGGATCTCGAGGTATTATGGGTTTGATAAAATTTGCTGTTCCTCTATTTTCTAAATGACCCTTCTAATGTTTATCTTTCCTTTCCTCCCAACAGAAAATCCTTGTCCAGAGCAGGGTGACATCATTCAGATCAAACTGAGCGAGCACACAGAAGTACTGCCTAAAGCGGACGGAACTGGCAGCACCACCATGCTGGTGGACACAGTGTTTGAGATGAACTACTCTACTGGGCAATGGACCCGCCTCAAGAAATACAAACCTATAACCAATGTCTCCTGAGGAGGACCGggttaacaaacacacacacacacaaagacttgCTCAGCGCATTTACATAGACACATATGTATACATTCACACACCCCTCTTCAATGCCACCCGAGGAGTGctctaaaatacaaatttaatgtaCATGCACTGTACATATTTACGGGCCAAATTCTGAGGTGGATTGGGAATACGCGCTAGTGAATTTCTGGATGTTGGTTTCAGACAGTTGAAAAGGACTTCCTGTTTGGTTGACCTCATGTCCTATCTCTGTTCCTGTGTTGCCAAAGACAGGGAACCTCTTATAAGACAGttgttttctttatctttttgttcatgtttgtatCGTCTTTCATTTTTAGACCCATTTCAGATTTCTTAGTGTCTGAGAAATGAGGTGAAATTGAGGCGGGGTTTGTTAGTTTGTGTCTTAACCTACTTTTGATTGACAGGTTATTAAGAGATCTTAAAAAGGCGCGAACGTTCTGTTACAGTGTCCTATGAATGAAACAAAGTCTGTCCATGTTTTTTCACACtgagaatgtttaaaatgtttttacgttCCTCCTtggatggaaaaaaaagaaatgaaaacaataaacaaaatgtaaaactcttcaagaatttttttttttttaaaggaggaaATAAATAAAGTTCATGTCTAGTTTTGAATGAGTCGATTGCTGAAGCTTAAGTGTAAATAATATAGTATTTATGTTGCACTGCACAACCACAGTCACAACTGAATCATTGCCTTTCTAACAACCAtctagttgttgttatttttgcattttatttttgtgcaaaatCTAAGACACAAATTTTGAACAGATTTTACAATTTTAtgacaattttacattttttgttacaATACATTTATGTGGAAAAGGGATTCCAGCTGAATGTTTAGACAGTAAGGTTTAATGAAAGACTTATTCTACAAATAGTTTAAAATTAAGTCAATATGCACCTTAACTCAAAGGTATTTGgacgttttttatttttagcaaaccTGTTACACAGTGTCCTTTTGTTTGGCTAAAATCAGGTAGTATTTGTTAGTAAATCTGCTTGTATAGATCTGCTAAAATTATTACACCATTTTCCAAATCATGTCTAAATTTGACCTAAAAAAAGGCCATAGCTTTTTAACCACTTatttgttttaaagggatagttcacccaaaaactattTCTCCCATCATTTACACACACTCCTGTTGATCCAAATCTctgacttactttcttcagtaaactataaaatatattttgagaaatgtttcagTGGGCACcacaactgtttgattaccagcattctacaaaatatttttggtaTTTCATAGAAGAAAGTCTTAAAGGTCTGAAACGATATgagtgcatgatttttttttggtttcctgTCTCTTTAAATCAACTGGATGAAGCAGTGTTGGTTGAGATTGTCTATTTACATGTTATTTCATGCCAATAGTTCCAGGATTTCCTCCAGTGTCTTTAGTGCTAAAGCCATTCCAGGATCGACCCAGCCTCCAAAAGCCTTCTCCAGGTAGAGAGCCACAGCCAAAGACAGATGGTCTTGAAGCTTCCCAGCCACCACCTGAATGCCCAAAGGCAATCGCTCCTTACTCAATCCCAGTGGACACTGGGTCACTGGCAGGCCTAAAATGTTCAGGATCCCTGTAGAAATATATGAAATGGTTTTCAAATATATTGTTGTTTTCTTTGCTCCATCTACTACGGTTAGACACATTTGTTATTAATTAGCCTTGCTGCAACTCTActggttttaaaattaaatatctatTACAAGTCTATTCTTGTTTGACCACTCTTATAATGTCTCCTGGTATTTTTAGTAACTTCTATTCTCTTCTGCTTAAGCAGTTGTTACCTGTGTAAGCGAAGTTGTATGGAGTAAAAAGTGCATGGTGGTGTTTGGGTGCAAGTAGAGGATGAGAGGGGTACAGCAGCACTCCATCTGTCCCCAGCAGATCCCCCATCTCTTTCTGCAGTTCTTCCTTTTGTTTTAGGATAAACTGAGATGGCTTAGAGCTGTGAAATCTCTCCATCAAAGCCAAACCTGAAATCAGTCACAAGAGTGAAAAACATGTTCAGCATTAAGTCCAATCCAGGTTGATGGTTCGAAAGACATTTTAAGGACAAGAACAGAACAATAACTCTGAGCAaccacagttaaaaaatgagTGTTTCCCccaaattatacagtatatacgtacgttttaaagtcagaattattaAGTTAGaactaaaaccatgaaaaaaaaaaacatgttagttACTTTAAATAGAATATTAACTGAAaaagagtaaaatataaaaaccGCT
Proteins encoded in this region:
- the LOC127962134 gene encoding neuropeptide-like protein C4orf48 homolog isoform X1, translated to MLRDRIRPSGAPATVMLLLMMLLQLLCFNPVHAEESGTVIPSESRPCVDCHAFEFMQRALQDLKKTAFNLDSRTESLVLRAERRALCDCMPASSLR
- the LOC127962134 gene encoding neuropeptide-like protein C4orf48 homolog isoform X2 codes for the protein MLRDRIRPSGAPATVMLLLMMLLQLLCFNPVHAEESGTVIPSESRPCVDCHAFEFMQRALQDLKKTAFNLDSRGGHRHPTEEPCFHVLSSNFSK
- the nelfa gene encoding negative elongation factor A isoform X1 gives rise to the protein MPSARGINHPDTTVSIRTRGQRERERALETEAEREGMRRRDGNRNKPDSPSWRRQTFRFEMASMRESDTGLWLHNKLGSTDELWTPSSIASLLTVSVIDNIRLCFSSLSPPVKLKLLLGMLHLPRRTVDEMKEALSEIIQLATVDSEPWVLMVADILKSFPETGSLNLELEEQNPNVQDILGELREKVNECEASSMLPLECQYLNKSALMTLVGPLTPPIKHFQLKRKPKSATLRAELLQKSTETAQQLKKTAGVPFHSKGRGLVKKIDTTTPLKGIPKAPFRSPTTPSMFSPPSNRTPIAPARTPLRKERGVKLLDISELDMVGAGREAKRRRKTLDTEAGEKAAKEEAAVVENATPDYAAGLVSTQKLGALTNESTLPSTSYLPATPSMVPSSSYIPSSETQPANAGGSGRETTNRQSEESTAPNAASASLPGQFKQRPPMYNASTASPTAPTSPTTPTSTPTNNAPPPAATAAQTDMPTQPPTTAAQPAPMPAPPQTQPKKNLSLTREQMYAAQEMFKTANKVTRPEKALILGFMAGSRENPCPEQGDIIQIKLSEHTEVLPKADGTGSTTMLVDTVFEMNYSTGQWTRLKKYKPITNVS
- the nelfa gene encoding negative elongation factor A isoform X2; translated protein: MASNVTRFECSNMASMRESDTGLWLHNKLGSTDELWTPSSIASLLTVSVIDNIRLCFSSLSPPVKLKLLLGMLHLPRRTVDEMKEALSEIIQLATVDSEPWVLMVADILKSFPETGSLNLELEEQNPNVQDILGELREKVNECEASSMLPLECQYLNKSALMTLVGPLTPPIKHFQLKRKPKSATLRAELLQKSTETAQQLKKTAGVPFHSKGRGLVKKIDTTTPLKGIPKAPFRSPTTPSMFSPPSNRTPIAPARTPLRKERGVKLLDISELDMVGAGREAKRRRKTLDTEAGEKAAKEEAAVVENATPDYAAGLVSTQKLGALTNESTLPSTSYLPATPSMVPSSSYIPSSETQPANAGGSGRETTNRQSEESTAPNAASASLPGQFKQRPPMYNASTASPTAPTSPTTPTSTPTNNAPPPAATAAQTDMPTQPPTTAAQPAPMPAPPQTQPKKNLSLTREQMYAAQEMFKTANKVTRPEKALILGFMAGSRENPCPEQGDIIQIKLSEHTEVLPKADGTGSTTMLVDTVFEMNYSTGQWTRLKKYKPITNVS